The Candidatus Eisenbacteria bacterium genome includes a window with the following:
- a CDS encoding peptidylprolyl isomerase — protein sequence MTRDLARLSLRTVTCLAALAIVAGCGGSKTTTTTTDTTATASGSAAVTDNSASAPPSGATGGASQPDAVSGAAPGTMPVRPDVTPAHIEVQHILIGFAGSVPGKGITRSQEEARALAHEILAKARGGENFDQLVSQHTDDSPPGIYRMSNTGVSAAEGEFPRERMVPAFGNVGFNLSPGNIDIAEYDPSASPYGYHVIKRLR from the coding sequence ATGACCCGTGATCTCGCACGACTCTCGCTTCGCACCGTGACCTGTCTCGCCGCCCTCGCGATCGTCGCGGGGTGCGGAGGAAGCAAGACGACCACCACGACCACCGACACCACCGCGACCGCGAGCGGCTCCGCGGCTGTGACCGACAACTCCGCGTCCGCTCCGCCCTCGGGCGCCACGGGCGGCGCGAGTCAACCCGACGCCGTCTCCGGGGCCGCGCCCGGGACGATGCCCGTGAGGCCGGACGTGACCCCAGCGCACATCGAGGTGCAGCACATTCTCATCGGATTCGCGGGGAGCGTTCCCGGCAAGGGCATCACGCGGTCCCAGGAGGAGGCTCGGGCCCTGGCGCACGAGATCCTCGCGAAGGCACGCGGCGGCGAGAACTTCGATCAGCTCGTCTCCCAGCACACCGACGACAGCCCTCCGGGGATCTACCGGATGTCGAACACCGGGGTCTCCGCCGCGGAAGGGGAGTTCCCGCGCGAGCGCATGGTGCCGGCGTTCGGAAACGTCGGATTCAATCTGAGCCCGGGGAACATCGACATCGCGGAGTACGATCCGAGCGCCAGTCCTTACGGCTATCACGTGATCAAGCGGCTTCGGTAA